The Pirellulales bacterium genome has a window encoding:
- a CDS encoding redoxin domain-containing protein, protein MKLSTIFVIAMFGLSGLIRSTVAADLKVGEPAPDFELKGSDGQLHHLADYKDKQAVVLAWFPAAFTPGCTAECKSLKDDGDAIKKFDAVYFAISVDPMEKTEKSKGNKAFAESLGVDYPILSDPEQTTANAYGVLAGNGRAHRWTFYIGKDGKIAVIDKKIDTAKAGEGVAAKLKDLGVPEKK, encoded by the coding sequence ATGAAACTTTCGACAATTTTCGTGATTGCGATGTTCGGCCTGTCTGGCCTTATTCGTTCCACGGTCGCCGCGGATTTGAAAGTCGGCGAGCCGGCGCCCGACTTCGAACTGAAAGGCTCCGACGGTCAATTGCACCATTTGGCCGATTACAAAGACAAACAGGCGGTGGTGCTGGCCTGGTTTCCCGCCGCGTTTACGCCGGGCTGCACGGCGGAATGCAAGTCGTTGAAGGACGATGGCGACGCCATTAAAAAATTCGACGCCGTCTATTTCGCGATTAGCGTCGATCCCATGGAGAAGACGGAAAAAAGCAAAGGCAACAAAGCGTTCGCCGAATCGCTGGGCGTGGATTATCCAATTCTCAGCGATCCGGAACAAACGACGGCCAATGCCTACGGCGTGCTGGCCGGCAATGGCCGAGCGCACCGCTGGACTTTTTACATTGGCAAAGACGGGAAGATCGCGGTGATTGATAAAAAAATTGACACTGCAAAAGCCGGCGAAGGCGTGGCGGCCAAGCTGAAAGACCTTGGCGTGCCAGAGAAGAAATAA